In Archaeoglobus profundus DSM 5631, the sequence CTATATCAAATCTATCAAAAAGAGTGAGTCTTATGATCGTAAATATTATGAAAGCAAGAAGAGCTCCGAAAATCGGCGATATCACCCAGCTTAAAACGATTTTACCCATCACACCCCAGTTTATCTGATCAATATCCAATCTACCTTGAGAAGCCGTAGCCAAACCGAATCCAAGCATAGCAGCAACTATGGAGTGAGATGTTGAGACAGGAAGTTGGAAATACGTAGCAACTGTGATAAATAAGCTTGCGGAGAGCAAAGCTGATAAGGCTCCCACAACCACGAGATGTTGATCAAGCAACTCAATTGGAACTATTCCCTTAGCTATCGTGTGCGTAACTCTGTGACCGAAGAAGAATGCACCACAGAACTCCATGATCGAACCGACCACTATGACTTGCTTAAGTGTCAGGGCTTTACTGCCATAAGATGTAGCCATGGAATTTGCAGCATCGTTTGCGCCAATGTTCCAAGCCATGTAAAGTCCGGCGAGTAAGGTCAGTGCGAACAGTAGTTCCATGACGAAAGCTTGAGAAGAGTTGCCATTAATAACCTTTCTATTTTTTAGCGTTACTCGTTAATAATGAAACTCTTGTATTTGCCAGCATTTATGTACTCCTCAACCTTCCGTATGAAACGATCATTAGTTCTAAGAACGGGTATTATAGTCATGTCACCTCGAATATCCTTTATGCGGTCTACATACTCAACAACATCATCATTGCCATAATATAGAACCCAATTTCTAAAGTCTCCAACTTCACAGAACGATGCGTATGTTATCAACTCGACTATCGCAAATTTCCCATCGATTATGCCGTGAAGGGTTTCATAGTCTATGAGAAACAGTCTTCCGTTTGAGTAGAACAGCCTTTCTGCCTCCAAAGCGATAGCTTGCCTAACAAATTCGTCCAAACTGAACATCTCAGGCTCGTCGAGCATTACTGGGCCTATGTATACTATCTGTTTCTGTTCCATGTTCGCAAGTTCATGTAGGTCTTAAAAAACTTTTATCGCCAACCCATCATCACAAACTACCTCTATCTCACCATCGTATCCTATCCTTGCGTAGCAATTGTAGAGCTCGATCCAGTCTCCTACATCCAAATACTTGTATAAGCTGGCGTTATCGCCCAACAAAAAGACTCTAATCCTACCACTGTCGTCGGATATATGGATTATCGCCATTTTCTTACCTCTAACAATTTTTTCTCCAGAAAGTCCACTCACCCTACCTCTTAAATTCACCAACTTAAGCGGTATTACATTCCTGACCTTGGTCCACATTTCACCCACATCAGCCTTTCCTAAGTTGCGATAGCCGAGTACGAAGAACTTTTCACCTTGATTGAACCCCTTAACTTCTATCAAATCTCCCCTATCGCATTCAACGTTTCCAACACAAATCCAAACAGAATTTCCAACTGCCAAAGCAAACCTTGAGCCGTTTTTTCCTAAGAAGATACCCTGCACAGTCCTACTAACATCACCAACCACCTCAAAGTCCCTCTCACTCCTAACAACCTTCGACTTAACCCTGACTAGATAACCCAATTCAAACATATCCTTGCAGCATTCTAAAGGGACTTCGTAAACATCATCGCCCCTTCTAATCTTCAAAACATCGCCAACACCAACAACGACTCCTTCAACCCTAAAGCTCTCTTCGAGATTTACCTTCTCCCCCCTAGCATATCTAACTAAAAGTTCAAGAGTATCCTCATCCAAAAGATCGCCAAAATGTTCTCTCAGCTCTTCTTCCATGGGGATACATCATCAACATTTTAAAAATGGTTGCTCTACGAAGAACATGGAAACAATAACAAGTGAAGAAATGGCTGTTTTGGATATAAACTGTGAATACTTTGGTCTCTCAAGGCTTCAGCTGATGGAGAACGCTGGAAGAGGCTTGGCTGAGGAGATTATTAAAAGGTTTAAGCCCTGCAAAGTGGTAATCTTCGCTGGGTTAGGAAACAACGGAGGAGACGCATTTGTCTGTGCAAGGTTTTTGAGGAACTTCGATGTAGAAGTATTTCTTCTAGGTAGAAGTAAGGATATAAAAACGGAAATAGCTAAGAGAAACTTCGATATTCTCAAAAAAGCGGGCTATAAGATAACTGAAATTAGAGATAAGATCCCGGAGTTTGAAGCCGACATTGTTATAGATGGAATGCTCGGAACGGGTGTTAGAGGCAAGCTGAGAGGAATTTACGCTAAATCTGTTGAAGTTATAAATGAATCAAAAGCCTTTAAGATTGCAGTTGACGTCCCAACTGGCTTGAATCCAGATACCGGTGAATTCGAGCTTTGCGTAAAGGCTGATTTGACTGTGACTTTTCACAAGCCTAAACCGGGACTTTTGAAAGCTAAGGATGTCGTTGGGGAACTTGTTGTAAAGGATATAGGAATTCCAAAAAGCTTCGAGAATTTGGCTGGAGTAGGCGATGTTAAGAAAGTTTACAAGAGGTTTGAAAGCGGACACAAAGGTGTTCACGGAAGGATTGCAGTTATAGGAGGAATAGGATACACCGGAGCAGTAGCTTTAACGTCTCTGGCATGTTACTATGCTGGAGCGGATTTAGTTACAACACTTGTTCCCAAAGATATAAAGAATGTCGTTGCAAGCTTCTCACCTAATCTGATTGTCAGGGAACTCGATTTGTGTGACTTAAGCAGCTTAAACGAGCTTATGAAGAAATATCACGTTGCGGTTTTGGGAATGGGTGTTGAGAGAAATGACGAGTTTACAGATTTCGTTGAAGAGTTTTTGAAGCTTGAGAATGTCAAGAAGGTTGTTTTGGATGCCTCAGCCATAACGAAGGATATTCCTGAAGGTGTCGAATGCATTATGACGCCCCATGCGGGGGAGTTTAGGAAGGTATTTGGAGAACCGACTATTGAAAACGTCATGAAAGTTGCTAAGGAGACAAATTCCGTGATTCTGCTCAAGGGGAGAGAGGATGTTATAACTGATGGAGAAAGAGTAAGGTTCAACAGAACAGGGAACGCTGGTATGACTGTTGGGGGGACTGGAGATGTTTTAGCAGGGGTTGCCGGTGCATTTTTTGCTTTGAACGATGCATTTTGGAGTGCTTCGGCCTCAGCATTTGTAAATGGATTAGCTGGAGACATTTGCTTTGAGGAGAAAGGTTACAACTTCACGGCTGTTGATTTGCTTGAGAAGATACCGATAGCGATTAAAAGGTGTTTGGAGTTCGTTTAATATGCCGAACTTTAAACTCGTTGAGGAATCTGCAAAGAAGATAATCAACATGGAGGTCAGAGGTGCGAGCAGGATAGCGAGGTTTGCGGCCGAGACTCTCAAAGAATTTGCGAAGACTGTTGAGAAAGATTTCGATGAAAATATGAGAAAGGCAAGCGAAATCCTCATGAATACGCGCCCAACGGCTGTTAGCCTATTCAACGCAATAAACTACGTCATGATGTACAAGGGTGAGAACGATGAAGAGAAGAAGGCTGATGCTATAAGGAGAGCTGAGGAATTTATAAGGTGGGTCGATACAGCCAAGCAGAAGATTGGGGAAATAGGAGCTAAGAGGATTAAAGACGGTTGGACCATTTTAACGCACTGTAACTCCTCAACTGCTTTAATGGTAATAAAAACGGCCTTCAGACAGGGTAAGAATATAGAGGTAATTGCCACAGAATCCCGACCGCGCTATCAGGGCCATCTGACAGTTAAGGAGCTTGCGGGAGAGGGTATTCCAACCACACTGATAGTCGATTCAGCAGTTCGTTACTTCATGAAGGATGTAGACTGCGTTATAGTGGGTGCAGACACAATTACGGTGAACGGAGCCTTGATAAACAAAATAGGGACTTCTCAGATCGCATTGTGCGCTAGGGAGTCAAGAGTTCCGTTTATGGTTTGTGCTGAAACTTACAAGTTCAGCCCAGCCACGCTATTCGGTGAACTGGTCGTCATAGAGGAAAGAGATGCTAGAGAGGTTGCTCCCGAAGAAATCTTGAATTTGGGAGTTAAAGTGAGAAATCCCGCCTTTGATGTTACTCCAAGGGAATATATAGACCTCATCGTAACCGAAATAGGTGCAATTCCTCCGGAGATGGCCTACGTGATAATAAGGGAAAGGTTGGGCTACGGCTTGGAGATGGGAGAGCTTAAAGTTTCCGCTAAGCACTTTGATTGAGGGATTGTTATGAAGAAGGTTTATTTTGCAGTAGCCGTTGCAGTATGTGTAGTGGCTGGAATTGTTGCTGTATACTTCATGAGTCCCGCTGAACTTACATATAAGATTGAACAGAAGGATCAGAGAAGTGTTCTGAAATTTTACGATGGAGATAGGGATATGGCACATCTAACTGTCGATACACTCGGAAAAAAGGTTAGGTTCAGTCTCTGGCACAAGGAAGGAACAGTTATAAGATCGTTAAGAATTAAAATTACTCCCGACAACCCTTCAGAGGTCTATTTAATGACGCTTCCGTTCGGATGGAAACCTTTCAAATTCCATCAGGGTAGAGATGGTCTCTCAAGCATTTTCGAATCAGAGGACTTAGGAAGTGAAGAGACTGTTACGCTTGAATTCTTCGTAGTGAGTTCGAACTCCGAAAACGTTACGATTTACTATCAAGTGGAATTCGTTATCGAAGAGGGTTTAAAGAAGTTCGTTGGAAAGGGGGAAGGTGTTTTAAAGATTTGCCAGTAAATCGTCTAAAGCTCTCAAGAATGCATCGTTCTCTTCCGGCTTTCCAACACTCACCCTAACACTGAATTCATCGCAACCCAAGAAGTTAGAGCAGTCTCTAACTATAACACCCCTTTTAATAAGCTCCAAGACGAATTCGCTCGCTTTGATTGGAGATTTC encodes:
- a CDS encoding inorganic phosphate transporter, with product MELLFALTLLAGLYMAWNIGANDAANSMATSYGSKALTLKQVIVVGSIMEFCGAFFFGHRVTHTIAKGIVPIELLDQHLVVVGALSALLSASLFITVATYFQLPVSTSHSIVAAMLGFGLATASQGRLDIDQINWGVMGKIVLSWVISPIFGALLAFIIFTIIRLTLFDRFDIDVVENVFRYLQVGTACYVAFAHGSNDVANATGPIAAALGYLGQETPVWVLLIGGLGISIGFATWGYRVIETVGRRITELTPTRGFSAEFATATTVLLASYLGMPISTTHTLVGSVIGVGLAGGLASVNLKIVQRIVASWVLTVPVACVLSIAIYTILVIFI
- a CDS encoding OB-fold nucleic acid binding domain-containing protein, translated to MEEELREHFGDLLDEDTLELLVRYARGEKVNLEESFRVEGVVVGVGDVLKIRRGDDVYEVPLECCKDMFELGYLVRVKSKVVRSERDFEVVGDVSRTVQGIFLGKNGSRFALAVGNSVWICVGNVECDRGDLIEVKGFNQGEKFFVLGYRNLGKADVGEMWTKVRNVIPLKLVNLRGRVSGLSGEKIVRGKKMAIIHISDDSGRIRVFLLGDNASLYKYLDVGDWIELYNCYARIGYDGEIEVVCDDGLAIKVF
- a CDS encoding bifunctional ADP-dependent NAD(P)H-hydrate dehydratase/NAD(P)H-hydrate epimerase, which encodes METITSEEMAVLDINCEYFGLSRLQLMENAGRGLAEEIIKRFKPCKVVIFAGLGNNGGDAFVCARFLRNFDVEVFLLGRSKDIKTEIAKRNFDILKKAGYKITEIRDKIPEFEADIVIDGMLGTGVRGKLRGIYAKSVEVINESKAFKIAVDVPTGLNPDTGEFELCVKADLTVTFHKPKPGLLKAKDVVGELVVKDIGIPKSFENLAGVGDVKKVYKRFESGHKGVHGRIAVIGGIGYTGAVALTSLACYYAGADLVTTLVPKDIKNVVASFSPNLIVRELDLCDLSSLNELMKKYHVAVLGMGVERNDEFTDFVEEFLKLENVKKVVLDASAITKDIPEGVECIMTPHAGEFRKVFGEPTIENVMKVAKETNSVILLKGREDVITDGERVRFNRTGNAGMTVGGTGDVLAGVAGAFFALNDAFWSASASAFVNGLAGDICFEEKGYNFTAVDLLEKIPIAIKRCLEFV
- a CDS encoding ribose 1,5-bisphosphate isomerase — translated: MPNFKLVEESAKKIINMEVRGASRIARFAAETLKEFAKTVEKDFDENMRKASEILMNTRPTAVSLFNAINYVMMYKGENDEEKKADAIRRAEEFIRWVDTAKQKIGEIGAKRIKDGWTILTHCNSSTALMVIKTAFRQGKNIEVIATESRPRYQGHLTVKELAGEGIPTTLIVDSAVRYFMKDVDCVIVGADTITVNGALINKIGTSQIALCARESRVPFMVCAETYKFSPATLFGELVVIEERDAREVAPEEILNLGVKVRNPAFDVTPREYIDLIVTEIGAIPPEMAYVIIRERLGYGLEMGELKVSAKHFD